The following coding sequences lie in one Streptomyces venezuelae genomic window:
- a CDS encoding 6-phosphofructokinase, with amino-acid sequence MGAKKIGVLTGGGDCPGLNAVIRGAVRKGVQEYDYDFVGFRDGWRGPLEGDTVPLDIPAVRGILPRGGTILGSSRTNPFKAENGVRRIKENLAKYEVDSLIAIGGEDTLGVAARLTDEYGVPVVGVPKTIDNDLSATDYTFGFDTAVGIATEAIDRLHTTAESHMRVLVVEVMGRHAGWIALHSGLAGGANVILIPEQRFDVDQVCAWVTSRFKASYAPIVVVAEGAMPKDGEMVLKDGSQDSFGHVRLSGVGEWLAKEIEGRTGKEARTTVLGHVQRGGTPSAFDRWLATRFGLHAIEAVRDGDFGKMVALRGTDVVRVPIAEATARLKTVDPALYEEVGVFFG; translated from the coding sequence ATGGGGGCCAAGAAAATCGGCGTACTGACCGGCGGCGGCGACTGCCCCGGGCTCAACGCGGTGATCCGCGGCGCCGTCCGCAAGGGCGTGCAGGAGTACGACTACGACTTCGTCGGCTTCCGGGACGGCTGGCGCGGTCCGCTGGAGGGCGACACCGTCCCGCTCGACATCCCCGCGGTCCGCGGCATCCTGCCGCGCGGCGGCACCATCCTCGGCTCGTCGCGCACCAACCCGTTCAAGGCGGAGAACGGGGTGCGCCGCATCAAGGAGAACCTCGCCAAGTACGAGGTGGACTCCCTCATCGCGATCGGCGGCGAGGACACCCTCGGCGTCGCCGCACGGCTCACCGACGAGTACGGCGTCCCGGTCGTCGGCGTCCCCAAGACCATCGACAACGACCTCTCCGCGACCGACTACACCTTCGGTTTCGACACCGCCGTCGGCATCGCCACCGAGGCCATCGACCGCCTGCACACCACCGCCGAGTCGCACATGCGCGTCCTAGTCGTCGAGGTCATGGGCCGCCACGCGGGCTGGATCGCCCTGCACTCCGGTCTCGCGGGCGGCGCGAACGTCATCCTCATCCCGGAGCAGCGCTTCGACGTCGACCAGGTCTGCGCCTGGGTGACCTCGCGCTTCAAGGCGTCGTACGCCCCCATCGTCGTCGTCGCCGAGGGCGCCATGCCCAAGGACGGCGAGATGGTCCTCAAGGACGGATCGCAGGACTCTTTCGGGCACGTCAGGCTCTCCGGCGTCGGCGAGTGGCTGGCCAAGGAGATCGAGGGGCGCACCGGCAAGGAGGCGCGCACCACCGTCCTCGGGCACGTGCAGCGCGGCGGCACTCCGAGCGCCTTCGACCGCTGGCTCGCCACCCGGTTCGGGCTGCACGCGATCGAGGCCGTGCGGGACGGCGACTTCGGGAAGATGGTCGCGCTGCGCGGCACGGACGTGGTGCGGGTGCCGATCGCCGAGGCCACGGCCCGCCTCAAGACGGTGGACCCGGCGCTGTACGAGGAGGTCGGGGTGTTCTTCGGCTGA
- a CDS encoding thiazole synthase: MADDPFVIGGLTLSSRLIMGTGGAPSLDVLERSLVASGTELTTVAMRRLDPGVQGSVLSVLDRLGIRVLPNTAGCFTAGEAVLTARLAREALGTDLVKLEVIADERTLLPDPVELLDAAETLVDDGFTVLPYTNDDPVLARKLEDVGCAAIMPLGSPIGSGLGIRNPHNFQLIVEHARVPVILDAGAGTASDAAIAMELGCAGVMLASAVTRAQEPVLMAEAMRYGVEAGRLAHRAGRIPRRHFAEASSPAEGMARLDPERPAFGASQGFGAS; encoded by the coding sequence ATGGCAGACGACCCCTTCGTCATCGGCGGGCTCACCCTCTCCTCGCGCCTGATCATGGGCACGGGCGGGGCGCCGAGCCTCGACGTCCTGGAGCGGTCCCTCGTCGCGTCCGGCACGGAGCTGACCACGGTCGCGATGCGCAGGCTCGACCCGGGCGTCCAGGGCTCCGTGCTCTCCGTGCTCGACCGGCTCGGCATCCGCGTCCTGCCCAACACCGCGGGCTGCTTCACGGCGGGCGAGGCCGTCCTCACCGCCCGGCTCGCGCGGGAGGCGCTCGGCACGGATCTGGTGAAGCTGGAGGTGATCGCCGACGAGCGCACCCTGCTGCCCGACCCCGTCGAGCTCCTGGACGCCGCGGAGACCCTGGTGGACGACGGCTTCACGGTCCTGCCGTACACGAACGACGACCCGGTCCTCGCGCGGAAGCTGGAGGACGTGGGCTGCGCGGCGATCATGCCGCTCGGGTCGCCCATCGGCTCCGGTCTCGGCATCCGCAACCCGCACAACTTCCAGCTGATCGTGGAGCACGCGCGCGTGCCGGTGATCCTCGACGCGGGCGCGGGCACGGCGTCCGACGCGGCGATCGCGATGGAGCTGGGGTGCGCGGGCGTGATGCTCGCCTCCGCGGTGACGCGGGCGCAGGAGCCGGTCCTGATGGCCGAGGCGATGCGGTACGGCGTGGAGGCGGGGCGGCTCGCGCACCGGGCCGGGCGGATTCCGCGCCGGCACTTCGCGGAGGCGTCCTCTCCCGCGGAGGGAATGGCCCGGCTCGATCCGGAGCGGCCCGCCTTCGGAGCGTCTCAGGGCTTCGGAGCGTCTTAG
- a CDS encoding 2-hydroxyacid dehydrogenase, with the protein MEILAFGVQSDEKPLIEKAFRGHHDVRCVDVFLNEDTAPIAAGYEIVSSSVNATLNNRVLQTLAAGGTQMIAQRSTGFNNIDLLVAERLGLTVARVSYYSPYSVAEFAWTLAMAVNRRIVRASNRTRDFDFRLDGLMGRDLRGRTVGVVGTGKIGEAFTRIAHGFGMRLLGWDVAENPACLELGMKYVDKAELLAEADLVSLHVPLLPTTQHLIGADALRTMKDDAILVNSSRGGLIDTEALVRELRAGRFTGVGLDVYEAEAGLFFLDKSLEVVADDTLARLVTFPNVVVTSHQAYYTADAVGQIIDTTVRNVLDYLAGRRSDNVLVPAPDRS; encoded by the coding sequence ATGGAGATCCTCGCGTTCGGCGTGCAGTCCGACGAGAAGCCGCTGATCGAGAAGGCCTTCCGGGGACACCACGACGTCCGCTGTGTCGACGTCTTCCTCAACGAGGACACCGCCCCCATCGCCGCGGGCTACGAGATCGTCTCCTCCAGCGTCAACGCCACGCTGAACAACCGCGTCCTGCAGACCCTCGCCGCAGGCGGCACGCAGATGATCGCCCAGCGGTCCACCGGGTTCAACAACATCGACCTGCTGGTCGCCGAGCGCCTCGGCCTCACCGTCGCCCGCGTCTCGTACTACTCGCCCTACTCGGTGGCCGAGTTCGCCTGGACCCTCGCGATGGCCGTCAACCGCCGCATCGTCCGCGCAAGCAACCGCACCCGCGACTTCGACTTCCGCCTCGACGGCCTGATGGGCCGCGACCTGCGGGGCCGCACGGTCGGCGTGGTCGGCACCGGAAAGATCGGCGAGGCGTTCACCCGGATCGCCCACGGCTTCGGCATGCGCCTGCTCGGCTGGGACGTCGCCGAGAACCCCGCCTGCCTCGAACTCGGCATGAAGTACGTGGACAAGGCCGAACTCCTCGCCGAAGCCGACCTCGTCAGCCTGCACGTACCGCTGCTCCCGACCACCCAGCACCTCATCGGCGCCGACGCGCTGCGGACGATGAAGGACGACGCGATCCTGGTGAACTCCAGCCGCGGCGGCCTGATCGACACCGAGGCCCTGGTCCGCGAGCTGCGCGCCGGCCGCTTCACCGGGGTGGGCCTGGACGTGTACGAGGCGGAGGCGGGCCTGTTCTTCCTCGACAAGTCCCTTGAGGTCGTCGCCGACGACACCCTGGCCCGCCTCGTCACCTTCCCGAACGTCGTGGTCACGTCCCACCAGGCGTACTACACCGCGGACGCCGTCGGCCAGATCATCGACACCACGGTGCGCAACGTCCTGGACTACCTGGCGGGCCGCCGCTCCGACAACGTCCTCGTCCCGGCCCCGGACAGGAGCTGA
- a CDS encoding anthranilate synthase family protein — MQPTQQPAEQPTRQLTDLLSDDRPFALLRRRTPGRDHGTVEVLTGPTGTYERLADIPEGLALVPFRQIRERGFDVRDDGTPLTVLTPEERYEVPLADALTALPAHDVRVEGGAFDVDDAAYADIVGRVLREEIGRGEGANFVIRRTYEGEIPGFGRADALALFRRLLVGERGAYWTYVVHTGERTLVGASPEVHVRMSGGTVVMNPISGTYRYPAEGPTADDLLAFLSDGKEIEELSMVVDEELKMMCTVGDMGGVVVGPRLKEMAHLAHTEYELRGRSSLDVREVLKETMFAATVTGSPVQNACRVIERHEAGGRGYYAGALALIGRDAGGAQTLDSPILIRTADISPAGRLRVPVGATLVRGSDPMSEVAETHAKAAGVLAALGVRPGRARDEEARPALADDPRVRAALDGRRAALAPFWLRMQERADDLAGHVLVVDGEDTFTAMLAHVLRSCGLGVSVRRYDEEGLREAVLAHEGPVVLGPGPGDPADLADPKMRFLRSLAAEVVRTHRHGVLGVCLGHELIAAELGLEIVRKEVPYQGAQTGIDLFGRTETVGFYNSFVARCDDEAAGELAAHGIEVSRDAATGEVHAVRGASFAGVQFHPESVLTLRGADIVRELLGQLLSGAGTRTLSERRPAR, encoded by the coding sequence ATGCAGCCAACACAGCAGCCAGCAGAGCAGCCGACACGGCAGCTGACCGACCTCCTGTCCGACGACCGTCCCTTCGCCCTGCTGCGCCGCCGTACCCCGGGCCGCGACCACGGCACGGTCGAGGTCCTGACCGGCCCGACGGGCACGTACGAACGCCTCGCGGACATCCCCGAAGGGCTCGCCCTCGTGCCGTTCCGGCAGATCAGGGAGCGCGGCTTCGACGTCCGCGACGACGGCACGCCGCTGACCGTCCTGACGCCCGAGGAGCGGTACGAGGTGCCGCTCGCCGACGCCCTCACCGCGCTGCCCGCGCACGACGTGCGGGTCGAGGGCGGGGCCTTCGACGTGGACGACGCGGCGTACGCGGACATCGTGGGGCGGGTCCTGCGCGAGGAGATCGGGCGGGGCGAGGGCGCCAACTTCGTCATCCGGCGGACGTACGAGGGTGAGATCCCGGGCTTCGGGCGCGCGGACGCCCTCGCGCTCTTCCGGCGGCTGCTGGTGGGCGAGCGGGGCGCGTACTGGACGTACGTCGTGCACACCGGGGAGCGGACGCTCGTCGGGGCGAGCCCCGAGGTGCACGTGCGGATGTCCGGCGGGACCGTCGTCATGAACCCGATCAGCGGCACCTACCGCTATCCCGCGGAGGGCCCCACCGCCGACGACCTCCTTGCCTTCCTCTCCGACGGCAAGGAGATCGAGGAGCTCTCGATGGTCGTCGACGAGGAGCTGAAGATGATGTGCACGGTCGGCGACATGGGCGGGGTGGTGGTCGGGCCGCGCCTGAAGGAGATGGCCCACCTCGCGCACACCGAGTACGAGCTGCGCGGCAGGTCGTCGCTGGACGTGCGGGAGGTCCTGAAGGAGACGATGTTCGCGGCGACCGTCACCGGGTCGCCCGTGCAGAACGCCTGCCGTGTCATCGAGCGCCACGAGGCCGGGGGCCGCGGCTACTACGCGGGTGCCCTCGCCCTCATCGGCCGGGACGCGGGCGGCGCGCAGACACTGGACTCCCCCATCCTCATCCGCACCGCCGACATCTCCCCGGCCGGGCGCCTCCGGGTGCCGGTGGGCGCCACGCTGGTGCGCGGCTCCGACCCGATGAGCGAGGTCGCCGAGACGCACGCGAAGGCCGCGGGCGTCCTGGCCGCGCTCGGCGTACGCCCCGGACGCGCCCGCGACGAGGAGGCGCGGCCCGCGCTCGCCGACGATCCCCGGGTGCGGGCGGCCCTCGACGGGCGGCGCGCGGCGCTCGCGCCGTTCTGGCTGCGGATGCAGGAGCGCGCGGACGACCTGGCGGGGCACGTGCTCGTCGTGGACGGCGAGGACACGTTCACGGCGATGCTCGCGCACGTGCTGCGCTCCTGCGGGCTCGGCGTGTCGGTGCGGCGGTACGACGAGGAGGGGCTGCGGGAGGCCGTGCTCGCGCACGAGGGGCCCGTGGTGCTCGGTCCCGGTCCCGGCGACCCGGCCGACCTGGCCGATCCGAAGATGCGGTTCCTGCGCTCACTGGCGGCGGAGGTGGTCCGCACGCACCGGCACGGCGTGCTCGGCGTCTGTCTCGGGCACGAGCTGATCGCGGCCGAGCTGGGTCTGGAGATCGTACGGAAGGAGGTGCCGTACCAGGGTGCGCAGACGGGCATCGACCTGTTCGGGCGCACCGAGACCGTCGGGTTCTACAACAGCTTCGTGGCGCGCTGCGACGACGAGGCGGCGGGGGAGCTCGCCGCGCACGGCATCGAGGTCAGCAGGGACGCGGCGACCGGCGAGGTGCACGCCGTGCGCGGGGCGTCCTTCGCGGGCGTGCAGTTCCACCCGGAGTCGGTGCTCACGCTGCGCGGGGCCGACATCGTGCGGGAGCTGCTGGGTCAGCTCCTGTCCGGGGCCGGGACGAGGACGTTGTCGGAGCGGCGGCCCGCCAGGTAG
- a CDS encoding class II 3-deoxy-7-phosphoheptulonate synthase has protein sequence MTVNAKTTATGGNTWRDLPAAQQPEYPDAEALRDVIADLESYPPLVFAGECDQLRARLAAVAKGEAFLLQGGDCAEAFDAVSADHIRNKLKTLLQMGAVLTYAASVPVVKVGRIAGQYSKPRSKPTETRDGVTLPTYRGDSVNGFDFTEEARIPDPERLKRMYNASASTLNLVRAFTTGGYADLRQVHAWNQDFVKSSPSGQRYEQLAREIDNALHFMRACGTDPEEFKTVEFYASHEALLLDYESALTRTDSRTGRLYDTSGHMVWIGERTRQLDHAHIEFASQVRNPVGVKLGPTTTAEEALQYIERLDPDREPGRLTFIVRMGADKVRDKLPELVEKVTASGATVAWITDPMHGNTYEAASGHKTRRFDDVLDEVKGFFEVHKALGTHPGGIHVELTGDDVTECVGGGDEIFVDDLHQRYETACDPRLNRSQSLDLAFLVAEMYRDQ, from the coding sequence GTGACCGTGAACGCTAAGACCACCGCTACCGGTGGCAACACCTGGCGAGACCTGCCCGCGGCGCAGCAGCCCGAGTACCCCGATGCCGAGGCTCTGCGCGATGTGATCGCGGACCTCGAGTCGTATCCGCCGCTCGTCTTCGCGGGCGAGTGCGACCAGCTGCGCGCCCGACTGGCCGCTGTCGCCAAGGGAGAGGCGTTCCTCCTCCAGGGCGGCGACTGCGCCGAGGCCTTCGACGCCGTGTCCGCCGATCACATCCGGAACAAGCTGAAGACGCTGCTCCAGATGGGTGCCGTCCTCACATACGCGGCGTCCGTGCCCGTCGTGAAGGTGGGCCGCATCGCGGGGCAGTACTCGAAGCCGCGCTCCAAGCCGACCGAGACCCGCGACGGCGTGACGCTCCCGACCTACCGGGGCGACTCCGTCAACGGCTTCGACTTCACCGAAGAGGCCCGGATCCCGGACCCCGAGCGCCTGAAGCGGATGTACAACGCGTCCGCCTCCACGCTCAACCTGGTGCGCGCCTTCACCACCGGCGGTTACGCCGACCTGCGCCAGGTGCACGCCTGGAACCAGGACTTCGTGAAGTCGTCCCCCTCCGGCCAGCGGTACGAACAGCTGGCCCGCGAGATCGACAACGCGCTGCACTTCATGCGGGCCTGCGGCACCGACCCGGAGGAGTTCAAGACCGTCGAGTTCTACGCCTCGCACGAGGCGCTGCTCCTCGACTACGAATCGGCGCTGACCCGCACCGACTCCCGCACCGGCCGGCTCTACGACACCTCGGGCCACATGGTCTGGATCGGTGAGCGCACCCGTCAACTGGACCACGCGCACATCGAGTTCGCCTCCCAGGTGCGCAACCCCGTCGGCGTCAAGCTCGGCCCGACCACGACGGCCGAGGAGGCGCTGCAGTACATCGAGCGCCTCGACCCCGACCGCGAGCCCGGCCGGCTGACCTTCATCGTCCGCATGGGCGCCGACAAGGTCCGCGACAAGCTGCCCGAGCTCGTCGAGAAGGTCACCGCGTCCGGCGCGACCGTCGCCTGGATCACCGACCCGATGCACGGCAACACCTACGAGGCGGCCTCGGGCCACAAGACCCGCCGCTTCGACGACGTGCTCGACGAGGTCAAGGGCTTCTTCGAGGTCCACAAGGCCCTCGGCACCCACCCGGGCGGCATCCACGTCGAGCTCACCGGTGACGACGTCACCGAGTGCGTGGGCGGCGGCGACGAGATCTTCGTCGACGACCTGCACCAGCGCTACGAGACGGCGTGCGACCCGCGGCTCAACCGCAGCCAGTCGCTCGACCTGGCGTTCCTGGTGGCGGAGATGTACCGCGACCAGTAG
- a CDS encoding sulfite oxidase-like oxidoreductase, protein MGQPAERASRQAAEPELPPGQRLQRGWPVTHYGPVPKFRPERWEFRVFGATADGEKHCWSHEEFSALPYDTVVADLHCVTKFSMLGAEWGGLPARKLLELVPPAANATHVMVWAEYGFSSNMRMSDFASERSILATHKGGELLTAEHGFPLRLVVPHLYAWKGPKWVRGVEYMTADRRGFWEERGYHNLGDPWLEQRYSYQEEPGDGPEL, encoded by the coding sequence ATGGGTCAGCCGGCGGAACGCGCATCTCGACAGGCAGCGGAGCCGGAGCTTCCGCCGGGTCAGCGGCTGCAGCGCGGCTGGCCGGTCACGCACTACGGACCGGTGCCGAAGTTCCGTCCCGAGCGCTGGGAGTTCAGGGTTTTCGGGGCCACCGCGGACGGCGAGAAGCACTGCTGGTCGCACGAGGAGTTCTCCGCGCTGCCCTACGACACCGTTGTCGCCGATCTGCACTGCGTGACGAAGTTCAGCATGCTGGGCGCGGAGTGGGGCGGCCTCCCGGCCCGCAAGCTCCTGGAGCTCGTGCCGCCGGCGGCCAACGCCACCCACGTCATGGTCTGGGCCGAGTACGGCTTCAGCTCGAACATGCGGATGTCGGACTTCGCCTCCGAGCGCTCGATTCTCGCCACGCACAAAGGCGGCGAACTCCTCACCGCCGAACACGGTTTCCCGCTCCGGCTCGTGGTGCCGCACCTGTACGCATGGAAGGGCCCCAAGTGGGTCCGCGGCGTCGAGTACATGACGGCGGACCGCCGCGGCTTCTGGGAGGAGCGCGGCTACCACAACCTCGGCGACCCCTGGCTGGAACAGCGCTACTCGTACCAGGAAGAGCCCGGCGACGGCCCCGAGCTCTGA
- a CDS encoding deoxyribonuclease IV: protein MSSNISPSTTPSGTTSRNPVGGHVPVAGGLASVGLSYARDLGAEAVQVFVANPRGWATPPGNPKQDEEFRAACAAGNIPAYVHAPYLINFGSHTEATVDKSVDSLRHSLRRARAIGALGVVVHTGSATGGRERAVALAQVRERMLPLLDELTHDDDPFLLLESTAGQGASLCSRTWDFGPYFEALDSHPKLGICLDTCHIFAAGHDLAGPGGMKQTLDLLVDTVGEGRLKLIHANDSKDVVGAHKDRHENIGTGHIGEEPFRELMLHPATEGVPLIIETPGGKEGHAADVARLKELRGV from the coding sequence GTGAGCAGCAACATCTCCCCCAGCACCACGCCCTCCGGCACCACGTCCCGCAACCCCGTGGGCGGTCACGTCCCCGTGGCCGGTGGGCTCGCCTCCGTCGGCCTCTCGTACGCCAGGGACCTCGGCGCCGAGGCCGTCCAGGTCTTCGTCGCCAATCCGCGCGGCTGGGCCACCCCGCCCGGCAACCCCAAGCAGGACGAGGAGTTCCGCGCGGCCTGCGCCGCAGGGAACATCCCCGCGTACGTCCACGCGCCGTACCTCATCAACTTCGGCTCGCACACCGAGGCGACCGTCGACAAGTCCGTGGACTCCCTGCGCCACTCGCTGCGCAGGGCGCGCGCGATCGGCGCGCTCGGCGTCGTCGTGCACACGGGTTCCGCGACCGGCGGCCGGGAGCGTGCCGTGGCCCTGGCGCAGGTGCGCGAACGCATGCTGCCGCTCCTCGACGAGCTGACGCACGACGACGACCCGTTCCTGCTCCTGGAGTCGACCGCGGGCCAGGGCGCCTCGCTCTGCTCCCGCACGTGGGACTTCGGCCCGTACTTCGAGGCGCTCGACTCACACCCCAAGCTCGGTATCTGCCTGGACACCTGCCACATCTTCGCGGCGGGCCACGACCTGGCGGGCCCGGGCGGCATGAAGCAGACCCTCGACCTTCTCGTCGACACCGTCGGCGAGGGCCGCCTGAAGCTCATCCACGCCAATGACTCCAAAGACGTCGTCGGCGCGCACAAGGACCGGCACGAGAACATCGGAACCGGCCACATCGGCGAGGAGCCCTTCCGCGAGCTGATGCTCCACCCCGCCACGGAAGGCGTCCCCCTGATCATCGAGACCCCCGGCGGCAAGGAGGGGCACGCGGCGGACGTGGCGCGCCTGAAGGAGCTCAGGGGCGTCTAG
- a CDS encoding bacterioferritin-associated ferredoxin, protein MYVCNCFGVTEAQVKKHAADGAWTPRQIASACKAGTDCGSCVRRIQALLGRGACPRRDLVDQGEPAVALAPEAELPEAA, encoded by the coding sequence GTGTACGTCTGCAACTGCTTCGGGGTCACCGAGGCGCAGGTGAAGAAGCACGCGGCGGACGGTGCCTGGACCCCCCGCCAGATAGCGTCGGCCTGCAAGGCGGGCACGGACTGTGGTTCGTGCGTACGCCGCATCCAGGCGCTGCTCGGCCGGGGCGCGTGCCCCCGCCGTGACCTCGTGGACCAGGGAGAACCGGCTGTGGCGCTGGCTCCCGAGGCGGAACTCCCCGAGGCGGCCTGA
- the pknB gene encoding Stk1 family PASTA domain-containing Ser/Thr kinase: MDTTLQDPLVGQLLDSRYRIDGRIAVGGMATVYRAVDTRLDRVLALKVMHPTLAADASFVDRFIREAKSVARLSHPNVVGVFDQGTDGSYVYLAMEYIAGCTLRDVLRERGALQPRAALDILEPVLAALGAAHRAGFVHRDMKPENVLIGDDGRVKVADFGLVRAVDTVTNTTGTVLGTVSYLAPEQIEHGTADTRVDVYACGVVLYEMLTGAKPHSGDSPAQVLYQHLNEDVPPPSAAVPGLAFALDELVASATARHPDVRPYDAVALLAQTREARAALTEEQLDAVPPQAHPADHDGSEDRTSVIPRAGRPVQLPLPAEGERSGGGGTGGEDALNRTSILATPPAGPPAPPGPPAGARAARRRFDPRRRTLMVIAGVLLVLGIGTGVWYINSGQFTEVPPLLAKTEAQAKQRLDDAGLDVKDIKRTYSDTDKRGTVMGTDPAPGDRIRQNDGVTLTISLGPETVKVPDVKGIPLAKAKKELKNSGLAPGMVTKSFDESVDKGSVISTDPRAGFTRKAGSAVALVVSKGRPVEVPDVTGESEEDARADLEDAGLKAEIAPERVNSDEDKGDVAKQSPVADKTIAEGDTVQLTISKGPPMVEVPDVTGMSVDDATAKLESAGFEVDEDRGLLGIFGDTVKKQSVDGGDTAPKNSTITITIR; the protein is encoded by the coding sequence GTGGACACGACCCTTCAGGACCCGCTCGTCGGGCAGCTGCTCGACAGCCGTTACCGCATCGACGGGCGCATCGCGGTCGGCGGGATGGCCACGGTCTACCGGGCCGTGGACACCCGCCTCGACCGCGTGCTCGCGCTCAAGGTGATGCATCCGACGCTGGCGGCGGACGCCTCCTTCGTCGACCGCTTCATCCGCGAGGCCAAGTCGGTGGCCCGCCTCTCCCATCCGAACGTGGTCGGCGTCTTCGACCAGGGCACGGACGGGTCGTACGTCTACCTCGCGATGGAGTACATCGCGGGCTGCACCCTGCGTGACGTGCTGCGCGAGCGCGGCGCGCTGCAGCCGCGGGCCGCGCTCGACATCCTGGAGCCGGTCCTCGCCGCGCTCGGCGCCGCGCACCGCGCGGGCTTCGTGCACCGCGACATGAAGCCGGAGAACGTCCTCATAGGGGACGACGGTCGCGTGAAGGTCGCCGACTTCGGGCTCGTCCGCGCGGTGGACACGGTCACGAACACGACGGGCACCGTCCTCGGCACCGTCTCCTACCTCGCCCCCGAGCAGATCGAGCACGGCACGGCGGACACCCGCGTGGACGTGTACGCGTGCGGGGTCGTGCTCTACGAAATGCTGACCGGCGCCAAGCCGCACTCCGGGGACTCCCCCGCCCAGGTCCTCTACCAGCACCTCAACGAGGACGTCCCGCCCCCGTCGGCGGCCGTCCCCGGGCTCGCGTTCGCGCTCGACGAGCTGGTCGCCTCCGCCACGGCGCGCCATCCCGACGTCCGTCCGTACGACGCGGTGGCGCTGCTCGCCCAGACCAGGGAGGCGCGTGCCGCCCTGACCGAGGAGCAGCTGGACGCGGTCCCGCCGCAGGCGCACCCGGCGGACCACGACGGTTCGGAGGACCGTACGAGCGTCATCCCGCGCGCGGGACGTCCCGTCCAGCTGCCGCTGCCCGCCGAGGGCGAGCGGAGCGGCGGGGGCGGCACGGGCGGCGAGGACGCGCTGAACCGCACCAGCATCCTGGCGACGCCGCCCGCGGGACCGCCCGCGCCGCCCGGCCCGCCCGCAGGCGCCCGCGCCGCCCGCCGGCGGTTCGACCCGCGCCGGCGCACCCTCATGGTCATAGCCGGCGTCCTGCTCGTCCTCGGCATCGGCACCGGCGTCTGGTACATCAACTCGGGCCAGTTCACCGAGGTCCCGCCGCTCCTGGCGAAGACCGAGGCGCAGGCGAAGCAGCGGCTCGACGACGCCGGGCTCGACGTCAAGGACATCAAGCGCACCTACAGCGACACGGACAAGCGCGGCACGGTCATGGGGACCGACCCCGCGCCGGGCGACCGCATCCGGCAGAACGACGGCGTGACGCTGACCATCTCGCTGGGCCCGGAGACCGTGAAGGTCCCGGACGTGAAGGGCATCCCTCTCGCCAAGGCGAAGAAGGAGCTCAAGAACTCCGGACTCGCACCGGGCATGGTCACCAAGAGCTTCGACGAGTCCGTCGACAAGGGCTCCGTGATCAGCACGGACCCGCGGGCCGGGTTCACCCGCAAGGCGGGCTCCGCCGTCGCCCTCGTCGTCAGCAAGGGCCGTCCGGTCGAGGTCCCCGACGTCACCGGCGAGTCCGAGGAGGACGCGCGGGCCGACCTGGAGGACGCCGGCCTGAAGGCCGAGATCGCCCCGGAGCGGGTCAACTCCGACGAGGACAAGGGCGACGTCGCCAAGCAGTCACCCGTCGCCGACAAGACGATCGCCGAGGGCGACACGGTCCAGCTGACGATCTCCAAGGGCCCGCCGATGGTCGAGGTCCCCGACGTCACCGGGATGAGCGTCGACGACGCCACGGCGAAGCTGGAGTCGGCGGGCTTCGAGGTCGACGAGGACCGCGGTCTGCTCGGCATCTTCGGGGACACGGTGAAGAAGCAGTCGGTGGACGGCGGCGACACGGCGCCCAAGAACTCGACGATCACCATCACGATCCGCTGA
- the bfr gene encoding bacterioferritin, translating into MQGDPEVIEFLNEQLTAELTAINQYFLHAKMQENFGWTKLAKYTRAESFDEMKHAEVLTDRILFLDGLPNYQRLFHVRVGQTVTEMFQADRQVEVEAIDRLKRGIEVMRAKGDITSANIFESILEDEEHHIDYLDTQLELVEKLGEALYIAQLIEQPES; encoded by the coding sequence ATGCAGGGCGACCCCGAGGTCATTGAATTTCTCAACGAGCAGCTGACCGCCGAACTCACGGCGATCAACCAATACTTTCTCCACGCCAAGATGCAGGAAAACTTCGGCTGGACGAAGCTCGCGAAGTACACCCGTGCCGAGTCGTTCGACGAGATGAAGCACGCGGAGGTGCTGACCGACCGGATCCTGTTCCTCGACGGTCTGCCCAATTACCAGCGGCTCTTCCATGTGCGCGTGGGCCAGACGGTCACCGAGATGTTCCAGGCCGACCGGCAGGTCGAGGTGGAGGCGATCGACCGCCTCAAGCGCGGGATCGAGGTGATGCGCGCCAAGGGCGACATCACGTCCGCAAACATCTTCGAGTCGATCCTCGAGGACGAGGAGCACCACATCGACTATCTCGACACGCAGCTGGAGCTCGTCGAGAAGCTGGGAGAGGCGCTCTACATCGCGCAGCTCATCGAGCAGCCGGAGAGCTGA